One Clarias gariepinus isolate MV-2021 ecotype Netherlands chromosome 18, CGAR_prim_01v2, whole genome shotgun sequence genomic window carries:
- the arl11 gene encoding ADP-ribosylation factor-like protein 11, with the protein MGSSLQRQKKFKKVPHVVLLGLDSAGKSTLLYRLHRGALMETTPTIGFNVVTLQLNKKSVLTIWDVGGQGSLRPNWRYYLEGCKALVFVVDASDRTRIDEAKMALKNILSDHNLEAVPLMVLANKTDIPNSMDLNEVCQELDLVSYTDRVWEIQACSALKGLGLTQAFLTVAKLVQ; encoded by the coding sequence ATGGGGTCCAGTCTTCAGAggcagaaaaagttcaaaaaggTGCCCCATGTTGTCTTATTAGGCCTGGACTCTGCTGGGAAATCCACTCTGCTCTACAGGCTCCACCGAGGTGCCCTCATGGAAACTACGCCTACCATAGGCTTCAACGTGGTTACCCTCCAGCTGAACAAGAAGTCAGTGCTTACCATTTGGGACGTAGGTGGTCAGGGGAGTCTGAGGCCCAACTGGAGGTACTATTTGGAGGGATGCAAAGCGCTGGTGTTCGTGGTGGATGCCAGTGACAGGACTCGCATAGATGAAGCAAAGATGGCTCTGAAGAACATTTTAAGTGATCACAACCTGGAAGCTGTTCCATTGATGGTCTTGGCTAATAAAACCGACATACCAAATTCGATGGATTTAAATGAGGTGTGTCAAGAGCTGGATTTAGTCAGCTACACCGACAGGGTTTGGGAGATCCAGGCATGCAGTGCTTTAAAAGGACTCGGACTAACACAGGCTTTTCTAACAGTGGCCAAACTGGTTCAATAG